From a single Okeanomitos corallinicola TIOX110 genomic region:
- the tmk gene encoding dTMP kinase produces MNGKLIVFEGVEGCGKTTQMQLCSQWLESLGVSVVLTREPGGTELGKDLRRLLLEKSEDKPVGEVTELLLYAADRAQHIEQELKPNLALGKYILCDRYTDSTIAYQGYGRGLNMSLINQLNDIATGGLQSDLTIWLDVDVEVGLARKRGQSKLDRIEQEKIDFHRRVQQGYTELAANFPSRIFRVDGSLSQELVHENIREILIRNSVIFKDN; encoded by the coding sequence ATGAACGGTAAATTAATTGTTTTTGAGGGTGTGGAAGGTTGCGGTAAAACTACCCAAATGCAACTATGTAGTCAATGGTTAGAAAGTTTGGGTGTATCGGTGGTGTTGACGCGTGAACCGGGGGGAACTGAGTTAGGAAAGGATTTAAGAAGGTTGTTATTAGAAAAGTCTGAGGATAAGCCTGTTGGTGAGGTTACAGAGTTGTTGCTATATGCTGCTGATCGAGCGCAACACATTGAACAGGAATTAAAGCCGAATTTAGCATTGGGTAAATATATTTTATGCGATCGCTACACTGATTCTACTATTGCTTATCAAGGTTATGGTAGGGGTTTAAATATGAGTTTAATTAATCAATTAAATGATATTGCTACTGGTGGTTTGCAAAGTGATTTAACTATTTGGTTAGATGTTGATGTGGAGGTGGGACTTGCGCGAAAACGTGGTCAAAGTAAGTTAGATAGAATTGAACAGGAAAAGATTGATTTTCATCGTCGTGTACAACAAGGATATACGGAATTAGCTGCTAATTTTCCATCTCGAATTTTTCGGGTTGATGGGAGTTTGAGTCAGGAATTGGTACATGAAAATATTAGAGAAATTTTAATTCGTAATTCTGTGATTTTTAAAGATAATTAA
- a CDS encoding DUF2231 domain-containing protein, whose translation MLESLTKLNDHNLPYPDPLHPIIVHFVIAMILFAFVCDLIGFLTGKTRFFEVGFWNLFVATVSIFIAIIFGQFEAGLAKPYNIVKSVLNYHTLIGWSLSGILAAITAWRYVLRSRDPQRLPIHYLAIGLIVTIIVGFQVYLGDELVWVYGIHTVPVVEAVKDGLLP comes from the coding sequence ATGCTAGAATCTTTAACCAAGTTGAATGATCATAATTTACCATATCCAGATCCATTGCATCCCATCATCGTCCACTTTGTAATTGCGATGATATTGTTTGCATTTGTCTGTGATTTAATTGGCTTTTTAACTGGTAAAACTCGCTTCTTTGAAGTAGGTTTTTGGAATTTATTTGTAGCTACTGTTTCCATTTTTATTGCCATTATTTTTGGTCAATTTGAAGCAGGTTTAGCCAAACCTTACAACATCGTTAAATCTGTCTTAAATTACCATACCTTAATTGGTTGGTCATTGTCAGGAATTCTCGCTGCCATAACAGCTTGGCGGTATGTACTCCGCAGTCGTGACCCCCAAAGATTACCAATTCATTATTTAGCAATTGGGTTAATTGTCACCATAATTGTTGGTTTTCAAGTTTATCTTGGTGATGAATTAGTGTGGGTTTATGGAATACACACAGTACCAGTTGTGGAAGCCGTAAAGGATGGACTTTTACCATGA
- a CDS encoding cytochrome c oxidase subunit II, which produces MNIRLIFNLFLLMIGGFVITITSIFIGKQAYFWLPPQAAAESHLIDDLFSFLVTIGAFIFLGVTAVILYSVLFHRANNYDFSDGPHIEGNITLEVIWTAIPIMLVLWIASYSYEVYEQMGIQGPSHLLHLHNPIHIQAAFAEATETPAATEIEIETENEPIELEKINVIAKQWAWVFQYPETGISSTELHLPSDRRVHLALQSEDVLHGFYIPAFRLKQDIVPGKTIDFEFTPIRPGKYSLTDSQYSGTYFATMQADVVVETPEEYHTWLETAATQTPSPAKNQAATEYAQNHNEKIQTGWETVKPAAPPIVNFSG; this is translated from the coding sequence ATGAACATTCGGTTGATTTTTAATCTTTTCTTGTTGATGATAGGGGGATTTGTCATCACCATTACAAGTATTTTCATTGGTAAACAGGCTTATTTCTGGCTTCCCCCCCAAGCTGCGGCTGAATCACATTTGATTGATGATTTGTTTAGCTTTTTAGTAACAATTGGGGCATTTATTTTCTTAGGTGTCACCGCTGTTATTTTGTATTCTGTTCTCTTCCACCGTGCCAACAATTATGACTTTAGTGATGGACCACACATTGAAGGTAACATCACCTTAGAAGTTATTTGGACTGCTATTCCTATCATGTTGGTATTGTGGATAGCTAGTTACAGTTATGAAGTGTATGAACAAATGGGAATTCAAGGGCCATCCCATTTACTACATTTACATAACCCCATTCATATTCAAGCTGCTTTTGCAGAAGCAACAGAAACACCAGCAGCAACAGAAATAGAAATAGAAACAGAAAACGAACCCATAGAACTAGAAAAAATTAACGTTATTGCCAAACAATGGGCGTGGGTATTCCAATATCCCGAAACAGGAATTAGCAGTACAGAATTGCACTTACCAAGCGATCGCCGAGTGCATTTAGCCCTACAATCAGAAGATGTACTCCACGGATTTTACATCCCTGCATTTCGCCTCAAACAAGACATCGTACCTGGTAAAACCATAGACTTTGAATTTACCCCCATTCGTCCCGGTAAATATAGCCTCACCGACTCCCAATACAGCGGCACATACTTTGCAACCATGCAAGCCGACGTAGTAGTAGAAACCCCAGAAGAATATCACACCTGGTTAGAAACCGCAGCAACTCAAACCCCTAGTCCCGCCAAGAATCAAGCCGCTACCGAATACGCCCAAAACCATAACGAAAAAATCCAAACTGGTTGGGAAACCGTCAAACCCGCAGCACCACCAATAGTCAACTTTTCCGGTTAA
- a CDS encoding DUF2231 domain-containing protein, with amino-acid sequence MNSELIDQVSSHMGANGLPYTIPIHPNLVHLTLGLFIIGIIFDLVAVLFPIEEWLFKSLGLTVERAQLFEVGWYNMVAAAVVTFFTVAAGFYEMLLATPPANLKSSWGLQAMETMMWHGVGGVFLLALMIGMTFWRGWQRYISCKESDMQVRWSYIFAGVFIMALLYLHGTLGAQLAAEFGVHNTADNLLRMGQDINEVLK; translated from the coding sequence ATGAATTCAGAATTAATTGATCAAGTCAGTTCCCACATGGGAGCAAATGGACTACCTTATACAATTCCCATTCATCCTAACTTAGTTCACCTCACATTAGGATTATTCATTATTGGGATTATTTTCGATTTAGTTGCTGTACTTTTTCCCATAGAAGAATGGTTGTTTAAATCTTTGGGTTTAACAGTAGAACGCGCCCAATTATTTGAAGTTGGTTGGTACAACATGGTAGCTGCGGCAGTAGTTACATTCTTCACAGTTGCGGCTGGTTTTTATGAAATGTTGTTAGCAACTCCCCCAGCAAACTTAAAAAGTTCTTGGGGTTTGCAAGCAATGGAAACCATGATGTGGCATGGTGTAGGCGGTGTTTTCCTCTTAGCTTTAATGATAGGAATGACATTTTGGCGAGGATGGCAGCGTTATATTTCTTGTAAAGAATCAGATATGCAAGTGCGCTGGAGTTATATCTTTGCCGGAGTTTTTATCATGGCATTGTTATATTTACACGGCACATTAGGAGCGCAATTAGCAGCAGAATTTGGTGTACATAACACAGCAGATAATTTGCTGAGAATGGGACAAGATATCAATGAGGTATTGAAGTAG
- the ctaD gene encoding cytochrome c oxidase subunit I, whose product MTNISLNIGSESHHEPPTNWKTYFTFSTDHKVIGIQYLVTSFMFFLVGGIFAMILRGELITPESDLVDRTFYNGMFTMHGTVMLFLWTFPSLVGLANYLVPIMIGARDMAFPRLNAAAFWMVPVVGILLMSSFFVPGGPAQAGWWAYPPVSTQNPTGNLINGQVLWLLAVAISGVSSIMGAVNFVTTIVKMRAPGMGFFRMPLFVWAVFSAQIIQLFGLPALTAGAVMLLLDITVGTAFFDPTQGGNPVMFQHYFWFYSHPAVYVIILPIFGIFSEIFPVYARKPFFGYKVVAVSSMLIAMVSAIVWVHHMYVSGTPGWMRLLFMVTTMFVSVPTGIKVFAWVATIWGGKIRLTTPMLFALGALIMFVFAGITGIMLSSVPVDVHVNNTYFVVGHFHYVLYGTVTMGMYAAIYHWFPKMTGRMFNEGWGKVHFWLAFIGTNLNFLPMHPLGLQGMLRRVASYAPEYTFWNVLASLGSFLLGMSTLPFIFNILISWMQGEKAPANPWRAIGLEWLISSPPPVENFEEIPIIINGPYGYGQSEPLTANLENQAIKTAE is encoded by the coding sequence ATGACAAACATTTCTCTAAACATTGGCAGTGAATCACATCACGAACCGCCAACCAACTGGAAAACATATTTTACCTTCAGTACAGACCACAAAGTAATCGGTATTCAATACCTCGTTACTTCCTTTATGTTCTTCCTCGTTGGTGGCATTTTCGCCATGATACTACGGGGAGAACTCATCACCCCCGAATCTGACTTAGTAGACCGCACATTTTATAACGGAATGTTCACCATGCACGGAACAGTCATGTTGTTCCTGTGGACATTTCCCTCCCTCGTTGGTTTAGCCAACTACCTCGTACCCATCATGATAGGGGCGCGAGACATGGCATTTCCTCGCCTCAACGCCGCCGCCTTTTGGATGGTGCCAGTGGTGGGAATTCTCCTCATGTCCAGCTTTTTCGTCCCCGGTGGCCCCGCACAAGCAGGTTGGTGGGCTTACCCTCCCGTCAGTACCCAAAACCCCACAGGTAACTTAATTAACGGGCAAGTTCTCTGGTTATTAGCAGTAGCTATTTCCGGTGTTTCCTCCATCATGGGTGCAGTTAACTTTGTTACCACCATCGTCAAAATGCGAGCGCCCGGCATGGGCTTTTTCAGAATGCCCCTATTTGTCTGGGCAGTATTCAGCGCTCAAATTATCCAATTATTTGGACTTCCTGCCTTAACCGCTGGTGCGGTCATGTTGCTGTTGGACATCACAGTGGGAACAGCATTTTTTGACCCCACCCAAGGCGGAAACCCCGTCATGTTCCAGCATTATTTCTGGTTTTATTCCCACCCGGCAGTTTACGTAATTATCCTGCCCATCTTCGGAATTTTCTCGGAAATCTTCCCAGTTTATGCCCGTAAACCATTTTTTGGTTATAAAGTAGTTGCAGTTTCTTCCATGTTAATTGCTATGGTGAGTGCCATTGTTTGGGTACACCATATGTATGTGAGTGGAACACCTGGTTGGATGCGCTTACTATTCATGGTAACAACCATGTTTGTATCAGTTCCCACAGGCATTAAAGTCTTCGCTTGGGTAGCCACAATTTGGGGTGGAAAAATCCGATTAACTACACCAATGTTATTTGCATTAGGTGCTTTAATCATGTTTGTTTTTGCTGGAATTACAGGAATAATGCTTTCCTCTGTCCCAGTAGATGTTCATGTTAATAACACCTATTTTGTCGTCGGACATTTCCATTATGTTCTCTACGGAACAGTAACAATGGGAATGTATGCAGCTATCTATCATTGGTTTCCCAAAATGACAGGGAGAATGTTTAACGAAGGTTGGGGAAAAGTACACTTTTGGTTAGCATTCATCGGTACAAACTTAAACTTTTTACCCATGCACCCATTAGGTTTGCAAGGGATGTTACGCCGAGTCGCTTCCTATGCACCAGAATATACCTTCTGGAATGTACTAGCAAGCTTAGGTTCATTCTTATTAGGAATGTCCACCTTACCCTTCATTTTCAACATCTTAATTTCCTGGATGCAAGGTGAAAAAGCCCCTGCAAATCCTTGGCGGGCAATTGGTTTAGAATGGTTAATTTCTTCACCACCTCCTGTAGAAAACTTTGAAGAAATTCCCATCATTATTAACGGACCCTACGGTTACGGACAATCTGAACCATTAACAGCCAACCTCGAAAACCAAGCCATAAAAACAGCCGAATAA
- a CDS encoding heme-copper oxidase subunit III gives MDSSIKPEELHHVSHEHEHDEEGNKMFGFIVFLLSESVIFLSFFAGYIVYKTTSENWLPAGVEGLEVLAPSINTVILVASSFVIYFAEKNLEQKNLVGFRIFLLATMLMGSYFLYGQAVEWSQLEFGFTSGTYGGMFYLLTGFHGLHVFTGILLQLIIFIRSFLPGNYDNGHFGVNSTSLFWHFVDVIWIILFILIYVWQ, from the coding sequence ATGGATAGTTCCATTAAACCAGAAGAATTACATCATGTTTCCCATGAACATGAACACGACGAAGAAGGCAATAAAATGTTTGGTTTTATTGTCTTTCTCTTATCAGAAAGCGTCATCTTTTTAAGTTTCTTCGCTGGTTATATCGTCTACAAAACCACCAGTGAAAATTGGCTACCTGCTGGTGTGGAAGGATTAGAAGTATTAGCACCATCAATAAATACAGTAATTCTGGTTGCTAGTAGTTTTGTAATTTACTTTGCCGAAAAGAACCTAGAACAGAAAAATCTAGTAGGATTTCGCATATTTTTGTTAGCTACAATGTTAATGGGTAGCTACTTTTTATATGGTCAAGCTGTGGAATGGAGTCAATTAGAATTTGGCTTTACTTCCGGTACTTATGGCGGGATGTTTTACCTGTTAACTGGTTTTCACGGTTTGCACGTTTTTACCGGAATTTTATTACAGTTAATCATTTTCATTCGTTCTTTTCTGCCCGGTAATTACGATAATGGTCACTTTGGTGTTAATTCAACTTCGTTGTTTTGGCACTTTGTTGATGTTATCTGGATTATTTTGTTTATCCTTATCTACGTTTGGCAGTAG
- a CDS encoding VOC family protein, which yields MTSQKTIPTGYLRKIHHIALNVADMQTSRHFYGHILGLHELQGEEIPETLKELVAKGKVANFITPDGTILDLFGEPELLPPDSDPSKSFTRAYHLAFDIDPQLFEQAVNVIKNNNLVIAHGPVTRPTGRGIYFYDPDGFMVEIRCDPN from the coding sequence ATGACTTCCCAAAAAACAATCCCCACCGGCTACCTCCGCAAAATTCATCATATCGCTTTAAACGTCGCCGATATGCAAACTTCTCGCCATTTTTATGGTCATATTTTAGGCTTACACGAACTCCAAGGAGAAGAAATACCAGAAACATTAAAAGAACTCGTTGCTAAGGGAAAAGTCGCTAATTTCATTACCCCAGATGGAACAATATTAGACTTATTTGGAGAACCGGAATTATTACCACCAGACTCAGACCCCAGTAAATCATTTACAAGAGCATATCATTTAGCATTTGATATTGATCCACAATTATTTGAACAAGCTGTAAATGTAATTAAAAATAATAACTTAGTCATTGCACATGGCCCCGTTACCCGTCCCACAGGTAGAGGAATTTACTTTTATGATCCCGATGGGTTTATGGTAGAAATTAGATGTGATCCTAATTAA
- a CDS encoding DNA polymerase III subunit delta', whose amino-acid sequence MFQELVGQQQAIDLLTQSVKQNRIAPAYLFVGADGVGRSLAAKCFIELVFSISVKPEQLSILKNRIRQGNHPALLWVEPTYQYQGQRLTAAEAAEKGVKRKAPPVIRLEQVREITQFLSRPPLEAPRNMVVLEQAETMAESAANALLKTLEEPGKATLILIAPSPDAILPTLVSRCQKIPFYRLDTAAVTQVLTNTGNAEILQHPEVLSLAAGSPGSAISAYQQLQNINSELLQDVRKKPTSFRHALELAKKINKELDTEAQLWLIDYLQQYYWQQIQNPSIIKQLEKTRKNLLSYAQPRLVWECTFLAILQIR is encoded by the coding sequence ATGTTTCAAGAATTAGTAGGACAACAACAAGCAATAGATTTATTAACTCAGTCTGTTAAACAAAACCGTATCGCACCAGCTTATTTGTTTGTCGGTGCTGATGGTGTGGGTAGGAGTTTAGCAGCTAAATGTTTTATTGAGTTGGTTTTTTCTATTTCTGTAAAACCTGAACAATTATCTATTTTAAAAAATCGTATTCGTCAAGGAAACCACCCCGCTTTATTGTGGGTTGAACCAACTTATCAATATCAAGGACAAAGGTTAACCGCAGCGGAAGCAGCAGAGAAAGGTGTTAAAAGGAAAGCACCGCCGGTAATTCGGTTGGAACAAGTTCGAGAAATTACTCAATTTTTATCCCGTCCACCGTTAGAAGCTCCTAGAAATATGGTAGTTTTAGAACAGGCTGAAACTATGGCGGAATCTGCTGCAAATGCTTTATTGAAAACTTTAGAAGAACCAGGTAAAGCAACTTTAATTTTAATTGCTCCTTCCCCAGATGCGATTTTACCTACTTTGGTTTCTCGCTGTCAAAAAATACCTTTTTATCGTCTAGATACTGCTGCTGTAACTCAGGTTTTAACTAACACAGGTAATGCAGAAATTTTACAACATCCAGAAGTTTTAAGTTTAGCTGCTGGAAGTCCAGGAAGTGCAATTTCAGCTTATCAACAATTACAAAATATTAATAGTGAATTATTGCAAGATGTGAGAAAAAAACCTACATCTTTTCGTCATGCTTTGGAATTAGCTAAGAAAATTAATAAGGAATTAGATACAGAAGCACAATTATGGTTAATTGATTATTTACAACAATATTACTGGCAACAAATACAAAATCCTAGTATAATTAAACAATTAGAAAAAACTCGCAAGAATTTATTATCTTATGCTCAACCTCGTCTAGTTTGGGAATGTACATTTTTGGCAATATTACAAATTAGGTAA